Genomic segment of Pararhodobacter zhoushanensis:
GCATCATCTCGGGGAAGCCGGTCAGCTCGGCCACGTCGCGCACGGCCAGCCCGGCGTCGCGCAGGGCTTTGGCGGTGCCGCCGGTCGAGACCAGCTCAACCCCCTTGGCAGCCAGAGCACGACCGAGGTCGATCAGCCCGGCCTTGTCAGAGACAGAGAGCAGGGCACGTTTGGGAGAGACAAGATCGGTCATCGGAGGCGGTCCTTAGTCGAAGGCGAACAGGTCACGCGGCAAGGCCAGATCATCGTCGCGGCCAATGTCGCGAATCGCGAGCGGGGTATCCTGTGCCTTGGCGAGTGTCCAGTTGATCTGGCTCGTCTCATCGAGGATCGCGGCCCGAACGACGATTTGCTGGCACGGGCGCGGGGCCAGACGGCCCTTTTCCAGATAGACCGAGGGTTCCAGCGACAACCGCCCCGGCCCGTCAAAGCGAAACACCCACAATTCGCCCGAGGGCAGCGCGACCGATACGGCGCTGCCGTTCATGTCGAGCGAGGGGTCGGCATCGGGGTGCAGATGGAAGCGCAGGGCATAGGCGATACCGCGCATCCTGGTGCTGTTGAGCAGCGTCTCAAAGGTTTTGCGATGCGCCGGTTCCAGCGCGGCCAGCGTATCCTCACCCAGCACCGAGCGCCCGTCATGGTCCAGTGACAGGGTGCGCACATGGGTCAGGCCATGCGTCGGCACATAGCCGTCATGGCTGAGCAGCAGCGACGATCCGTCGCGCTCGTCCGTGCGGTGTCTTGTGACCAGACCCGGGCCTTCAACCAGCGGCGCGCCGCCGTCCTCGGGACGCGAGGCGCGCCCAAAGCGGGCCGAGGACCAGCCGTCGATCGACAGCGTGGAATGCGAATTGGTCGCGCGTCCGGCCTTTTCCCATTCGGGCCCGAACGGCAGGCCCGAACCCGAGCTGACCACCAGCGGGCGGCGGTTCGAGGTCAGCTCGAATGCCAGCATCGACGCATGCGCGCGATGCGCGGCCAGTCCACCCGGCGGTGCGGCGGCATCGACCAGCAGGGTGCTGCGCCCGCCCTCGAGCCGGGCAAAGCCCATCGCACTGCCATGGTTGGGCCGAACGGGGACATTGGCCGCCGAGAGCGCATGATCCAGCCGTCCCTCCATGCCGCGCCCGCCACCGTGGAACCGCGCCAGCCCGCCGTCGGCGTGTCTGAGCGCGCGCAGGCATGGCGCGATGCGGCTGAGCGCGCTTTCCAGCGCGGGGGGAATGGGGACCTCGGCATCCTGAAGTGCTTGCAGCGCCCAGGTCAGCAGGGTGAAAACTTCGAGCAGGTCTTCAGGGTTGCGGCTGGCCAGCCCGCCATCGGGGGCGATGTCCTCGGCGCAGGCGCGGGCCAGTGCGGCTGTCACCTCGTCGCGATACCGCTCCATCCCGATCAGCGCATAGGCGGCGTAAAGCAGGCCCGTCAGCG
This window contains:
- a CDS encoding heparinase II/III family protein is translated as MQQGWAGRKRRWGNRLAARAVRSAPAAGGFTSMPEPRTVGFFAKGRQLAQGNFLLAGHMLETHTPWAVELPSAGFAAELHGMGWLDHLAAAGDRPARLAAQGWIGDWITQYGKGKGPGWQPDLTGRRVLRWLHHAIFLTAGQDADGTLPFFAALGRQTAFLARRWKAADPGLPRFEALTGLLYAAYALIGMERYRDEVTAALARACAEDIAPDGGLASRNPEDLLEVFTLLTWALQALQDAEVPIPPALESALSRIAPCLRALRHADGGLARFHGGGRGMEGRLDHALSAANVPVRPNHGSAMGFARLEGGRSTLLVDAAAPPGGLAAHRAHASMLAFELTSNRRPLVVSSGSGLPFGPEWEKAGRATNSHSTLSIDGWSSARFGRASRPEDGGAPLVEGPGLVTRHRTDERDGSSLLLSHDGYVPTHGLTHVRTLSLDHDGRSVLGEDTLAALEPAHRKTFETLLNSTRMRGIAYALRFHLHPDADPSLDMNGSAVSVALPSGELWVFRFDGPGRLSLEPSVYLEKGRLAPRPCQQIVVRAAILDETSQINWTLAKAQDTPLAIRDIGRDDDLALPRDLFAFD